From one Candidatus Thioglobus sp. NP1 genomic stretch:
- a CDS encoding GMC family oxidoreductase: MSDYDYIIVGAGSAGCVLANRLSQDLSNKVLLIEAGGSDRRFFIQMPIGYGVTYHQKAVNWMYMTEPSPDADNKPSYWPRGKVMGGSSSINAMVYVRGNHKDFDQWANMGNPGWSYNDVLPYFKKMESWQNGADNFRGGDGPLNVSEVSDQLHPLCKNFLSAAEEIGINQNSDMNGEYQEGVGNYQITTHGGQRMSSSRAYLWPIKGRKNLTIIKNALATRILIRNKKAYGVEYLKSGKLYQKIASCEVILSAGSINSPQLLQLSGVGPKALLDKAKVPVIHDSPAVGENLQDHLGVSYFYKSKVPTLNDELRPFLGKIYQGLRYIFTRAGPLSLSVNQSGGFIKTREGLEKPNIQLYFSPVSYSLESPDKRAMMSPDPFSAMLFGISNCSSHSRGRVQIKSNNPLEHPVIEPNYLSNKEDLKNLLEGVKVLRKLAKTNSFREVIGEEFRPGPQCQTDEQMIKHIKDTVWTVFHPSSTCKMGPNTKNNVVDSSLKVHGIECLRVADASIFPQLVCGNINAATIMVGEKASDLILQDKVNI; this comes from the coding sequence ATGTCTGATTACGATTATATAATTGTAGGAGCTGGCTCAGCTGGATGTGTTCTCGCTAATAGATTGAGTCAGGACCTATCTAATAAAGTTCTCCTTATAGAAGCTGGTGGTTCAGATCGTCGTTTCTTCATTCAAATGCCAATTGGATATGGTGTGACATATCACCAAAAAGCTGTCAACTGGATGTATATGACAGAACCAAGTCCTGATGCTGATAATAAACCAAGTTATTGGCCTAGAGGAAAAGTGATGGGTGGATCGAGCTCAATTAATGCAATGGTTTATGTCAGAGGCAATCACAAAGATTTTGACCAGTGGGCTAATATGGGTAATCCAGGCTGGTCATATAATGATGTTTTACCTTATTTTAAGAAAATGGAATCTTGGCAGAATGGTGCTGATAATTTTAGAGGTGGTGATGGCCCATTAAATGTCTCAGAAGTATCAGATCAGTTGCACCCTTTATGCAAGAATTTTCTTTCTGCAGCAGAAGAAATTGGTATTAATCAAAATAGTGATATGAATGGTGAATATCAAGAAGGAGTTGGAAACTATCAAATAACTACTCATGGGGGTCAGCGCATGTCTTCCTCAAGGGCCTACTTGTGGCCAATAAAGGGTCGAAAAAATCTAACAATTATTAAAAACGCTTTGGCTACAAGGATATTAATAAGAAATAAAAAAGCTTATGGTGTTGAGTATTTGAAGTCAGGTAAGTTGTATCAAAAAATAGCTAGTTGTGAAGTGATATTAAGTGCAGGTTCAATCAATTCTCCTCAACTCCTACAGCTCTCTGGAGTTGGTCCAAAAGCACTTTTAGATAAAGCTAAAGTCCCTGTAATTCATGATAGTCCTGCCGTTGGAGAAAATCTGCAAGATCACCTTGGAGTTAGTTATTTTTATAAAAGTAAGGTACCAACTCTAAATGATGAATTAAGGCCATTTCTAGGAAAGATTTATCAGGGTCTTAGGTATATTTTTACTAGAGCTGGACCACTAAGTTTAAGTGTTAATCAATCAGGTGGATTTATTAAAACCCGTGAAGGTCTGGAAAAGCCAAATATTCAATTATATTTTTCCCCCGTAAGTTATTCATTAGAATCTCCAGATAAAAGAGCAATGATGAGCCCAGATCCTTTTTCAGCGATGTTATTTGGAATTTCAAATTGCAGTTCTCATTCACGTGGACGAGTTCAAATTAAAAGTAACAACCCATTAGAACATCCAGTTATTGAACCAAACTATCTTTCTAATAAAGAAGACCTCAAGAATTTATTAGAGGGTGTAAAGGTTTTGAGAAAATTAGCCAAAACCAATAGTTTTAGAGAGGTTATTGGAGAGGAGTTTCGTCCTGGCCCACAATGCCAAACTGATGAGCAAATGATTAAACATATCAAGGACACAGTTTGGACTGTTTTTCATCCTTCTAGTACCTGTAAGATGGGACCTAATACAAAAAATAATGTTGTTGATAGTAGTCTTAAAGTTCACGGTATTGAGTGTCTAAGGGTCGCTGATGCTTCGATATTCCCTCAGCTCGTATGTGGTAATATTAACGCAGCAACAATTATGGTTGGTGAAAAGGCTTCGGACTTAATTTTACAAGATAAGGTAAATATTTGA